A genomic stretch from Thermomonospora umbrina includes:
- a CDS encoding alkaline phosphatase PhoX: MERRTFLRASVAGAGAVAFSGGLWQNAAFAAPAQNAAGPYGSLQAADANGIQLPAGFTSQVVARSGQTVPGTSYTWHGAPDGGACFADGSGWIYVSNAELSAPSGGASALRFNSSGTVTSAYRILNGTSRNCAGGATPWNTWLSCEEVDTGRVWETYPFGGTAVVRPAMGRFNHEAAAADPVRRVIYLTEDKSDGCFYRFVPTTWGDLSSGTLQVLKAGTGTSGSFTWGTVPDPDGSPTATRSQVSGAKRFNGGEGCHYADDTVWFTTKGDNRVWQVNLATGTYELAYDDSLVSPGTPPLTGVDNVTGSGFGDLYVAEDGGNMEICMITPDDKISVFLRINGQSSSEICGPAFNPVGNRLYFSSQRGTSGSSSGGITYCVTGPFRT; encoded by the coding sequence ATGGAACGCCGTACCTTTCTCCGTGCCTCGGTCGCCGGGGCGGGAGCCGTCGCATTCTCCGGCGGCCTCTGGCAGAACGCCGCATTCGCCGCCCCCGCGCAGAACGCGGCCGGCCCCTACGGATCGCTCCAGGCGGCCGACGCCAACGGCATCCAGCTCCCCGCCGGCTTCACCAGCCAGGTCGTGGCCCGTTCCGGTCAGACGGTCCCCGGCACCTCGTACACGTGGCACGGCGCACCCGACGGCGGAGCCTGCTTCGCCGACGGGAGCGGCTGGATCTACGTCTCCAACGCCGAGCTGAGCGCCCCGTCCGGCGGCGCCTCCGCCCTGCGGTTCAACTCCAGCGGCACCGTCACCTCCGCGTACCGCATCCTGAACGGCACCAGCCGCAACTGCGCGGGCGGTGCCACGCCCTGGAACACCTGGCTCTCCTGCGAGGAGGTCGACACCGGCCGCGTCTGGGAGACGTACCCCTTCGGCGGCACGGCCGTGGTCCGTCCCGCGATGGGGCGCTTCAACCACGAGGCCGCCGCCGCCGACCCGGTGCGGCGCGTCATCTATCTCACCGAGGACAAGAGCGACGGGTGCTTCTACCGGTTCGTGCCCACCACCTGGGGCGACCTGTCCTCGGGGACGCTCCAGGTCCTGAAGGCGGGCACCGGGACGTCCGGCTCGTTCACCTGGGGAACGGTCCCGGACCCGGACGGCTCCCCCACGGCGACCCGCAGCCAGGTCTCCGGCGCCAAGCGGTTCAACGGCGGCGAGGGCTGCCACTACGCCGACGACACGGTCTGGTTCACCACCAAGGGGGACAACCGGGTCTGGCAGGTCAACCTGGCGACCGGCACCTATGAGCTGGCGTACGACGACAGCCTCGTCAGCCCCGGGACGCCGCCGCTGACCGGGGTCGACAACGTCACCGGCTCCGGCTTCGGCGACCTGTACGTGGCCGAGGACGGCGGCAACATGGAGATCTGCATGATCACGCCGGATGACAAGATCTCGGTCTTCCTGCGGATCAACGGCCAGAGCTCGTCGGAGATCTGCGGCCCGGCGTTCAACCCGGTGGGCAACAGGCTGTACTTCTCCTCCCAGCGCGGCACCTCCGGCTCCTCCTCCGGAGGCATCACGTACTGCGTCACCGGCCCGTTCCGCACCTGA
- a CDS encoding NUDIX domain-containing protein, which yields MDGSGEGGGVRGSLGRVLTDIAAERAAQDTLWGVRDLPDGTGDRYGERAEEAEREAAAASSEGRLTWRLLLTEEFWEALAESEPERLREALVQVAAVAVQWVQSLDRRSGAMAHRPRLRGGRPEKLVRDRIPEIIQAAGRRPETRVTEGGEYLAFLRAKLYEEAGEYVAGGDPTELADVLEVVLALASHHGIEPEALERMRAAKTAERGGFSERVLLRLPEPETRQAAPRTRHAVRALLLDEDGRLVLFHRVKPGLPPYWSTPGGGVEPTDAGPEEALRRELDEELGATVGPLRQVFAYAEQTLGLHYLSTFYLCRLTSLDLSRRHGPEFDDPSKGTYDVDRVPCTSKAIEALDLFPASLAAYLRDHAEDLPTLLPHR from the coding sequence ATGGACGGAAGTGGTGAAGGCGGCGGCGTCCGCGGCTCGCTCGGAAGGGTGCTGACGGACATCGCCGCCGAACGGGCGGCGCAGGACACCCTCTGGGGCGTCCGCGATCTCCCCGACGGGACCGGCGACCGATACGGGGAACGTGCGGAGGAGGCCGAACGGGAGGCGGCCGCCGCCTCCTCGGAGGGGCGGCTCACCTGGCGCCTGCTCCTGACCGAGGAGTTCTGGGAGGCTCTCGCCGAGAGCGAGCCCGAACGGCTGCGGGAGGCACTGGTCCAGGTCGCCGCCGTCGCGGTCCAGTGGGTGCAGTCGCTCGACCGCAGGAGCGGGGCGATGGCCCACCGCCCCAGGCTCCGTGGGGGGCGTCCCGAGAAGCTCGTCCGGGACCGGATCCCGGAGATCATCCAGGCCGCCGGCCGGCGACCGGAGACCCGGGTCACCGAAGGCGGCGAGTACCTCGCCTTCCTGCGCGCCAAGTTGTACGAGGAGGCCGGAGAATACGTGGCCGGCGGCGATCCCACCGAGCTGGCCGACGTACTGGAGGTCGTGCTCGCCCTGGCGTCGCACCACGGAATCGAGCCCGAAGCCCTTGAACGCATGCGGGCGGCCAAGACCGCCGAACGCGGCGGGTTCAGCGAACGCGTCCTGCTCCGCCTGCCCGAGCCCGAAACCCGCCAAGCCGCACCGCGCACCCGCCACGCCGTACGCGCCCTCCTCTTGGACGAGGACGGCCGTCTGGTGCTGTTCCACCGGGTCAAGCCGGGCCTCCCGCCCTACTGGTCGACTCCCGGCGGCGGGGTCGAGCCCACCGACGCCGGACCGGAGGAGGCGCTCCGCAGAGAGCTGGACGAGGAACTCGGCGCGACCGTCGGGCCGCTGCGCCAGGTCTTCGCCTACGCCGAACAGACTTTGGGCCTGCACTACCTCAGCACGTTCTACCTGTGCCGCCTGACGTCGCTCGACCTCTCCCGCAGGCACGGCCCCGAATTCGACGACCCGTCGAAGGGCACCTACGACGTGGACCGCGTCCCCTGCACCTCCAAGGCGATCGAGGCCCTCGACCTCTTCCCCGCCTCCCTGGCCGCCTACCTCCGCGACCACGCGGAGGACCTACCGACCCTGCTCCCCCACCGGTAA
- a CDS encoding PIG-L family deacetylase, which yields MDRELTLMAVHAHPDDEVIGTGGAFVRYAGEGVRTVLVTCTNGEQGDGPGGVKPGDPAHDQEDVARRRLGELRESTAHLDIGDVELLGYRDSGMDGWDTNHAPDAFANIPLDDAARRLAALMERYRPQVVVTYDEIGGYGHPDHIQAHRIAMAATELTGIPDKLYYSAIPRSGIAQMFAYAKEQGIDMGEDELPEEFGTPDELITCTLDVSAYVEHKRKALQAHASQGDSMFLLQLPEDIQQFAFGHEHFVRRICRIDAPTQENDLFAGLR from the coding sequence ATGGATCGCGAACTCACTCTGATGGCCGTGCACGCTCATCCCGACGACGAGGTGATCGGCACCGGCGGGGCCTTCGTCCGCTATGCCGGAGAGGGTGTCAGGACCGTCCTGGTGACCTGCACCAACGGCGAACAGGGCGACGGGCCCGGCGGCGTCAAGCCCGGCGACCCCGCCCACGACCAGGAGGACGTCGCCCGCAGGCGCCTCGGCGAGCTGCGCGAGTCCACCGCCCACCTCGACATCGGCGACGTCGAGCTGCTCGGCTACCGCGACTCCGGCATGGACGGCTGGGACACCAACCACGCCCCCGACGCCTTCGCCAACATCCCCCTCGACGACGCCGCGCGCCGCCTGGCCGCCCTCATGGAGCGGTACCGCCCCCAGGTCGTCGTCACCTACGACGAGATCGGCGGGTACGGTCACCCCGACCACATCCAGGCCCACCGCATCGCCATGGCCGCCACCGAGCTGACCGGCATCCCCGACAAGCTCTACTACTCGGCCATCCCGCGCTCCGGCATCGCCCAGATGTTCGCCTACGCCAAGGAGCAGGGCATCGACATGGGCGAGGACGAGCTCCCCGAGGAGTTCGGCACCCCCGACGAGCTGATCACCTGCACCCTGGACGTCTCCGCCTACGTCGAGCACAAGCGCAAGGCCCTCCAGGCCCACGCCAGCCAGGGCGACAGCATGTTCCTCCTCCAACTGCCCGAGGACATCCAACAGTTCGCCTTCGGCCACGAACACTTCGTCCGCCGCATCTGCCGCATCGACGCCCCCACCCAAGAGAACGACCTCTTCGCCGGCCTCCGCTGA
- a CDS encoding class II glutamine amidotransferase, with protein MCRLFGMTTGGPRVQAAFWLLDAPQSLKEQSRRMPHGVGLGWFSLGDEPVRDRAPLPAFENADFALTARHIVSHTFVSHIRYASTGAVHVHNCHPFDMYDRLFAHNGVVKGLDVLGSWLTDVDKVLIEGHTDSEMVFAYITSEIRRCGDTTTGLIEAVRRIGAELPVYSLNILLAEAHRLWALRYPESNELWALPPKGDGISGRPGHVRHLASPHEPGAVDVTAPDRAVPAYVVASEPMDDDPGWRLLEPGELLIIDGLKEESRFPFDPPRHRLTDADLTAKEAASQEHAA; from the coding sequence ATGTGTCGACTGTTCGGGATGACCACCGGAGGGCCTCGGGTCCAGGCGGCGTTCTGGCTGCTGGACGCCCCGCAGAGCCTCAAGGAGCAGAGCCGCCGGATGCCGCACGGGGTCGGTCTCGGCTGGTTCTCCCTGGGTGACGAGCCGGTGCGCGACCGTGCGCCGCTGCCCGCCTTCGAGAACGCCGACTTCGCGCTCACGGCCCGGCACATCGTCTCCCACACGTTCGTGTCGCACATCCGGTACGCCTCCACGGGCGCCGTGCACGTCCACAACTGCCACCCGTTCGACATGTACGACCGGCTGTTCGCCCACAACGGCGTCGTCAAGGGCCTGGACGTGCTCGGGTCCTGGCTCACGGACGTCGACAAGGTGCTCATCGAGGGCCACACCGACTCGGAGATGGTCTTCGCCTACATCACCTCGGAGATCCGCCGCTGCGGCGACACCACCACCGGCCTCATCGAGGCCGTCCGCCGCATCGGCGCCGAGCTGCCGGTCTACTCCCTCAACATCCTCCTCGCCGAGGCGCACCGCCTCTGGGCCCTGCGCTACCCCGAGTCGAACGAGCTGTGGGCGCTGCCCCCCAAGGGCGACGGCATCAGCGGCCGTCCCGGCCACGTCCGCCACCTGGCCTCCCCGCACGAGCCCGGAGCGGTCGACGTCACCGCCCCCGACCGCGCCGTCCCCGCCTACGTCGTGGCGAGCGAGCCGATGGACGACGACCCCGGCTGGCGGCTCCTGGAGCCCGGCGAACTCCTCATCATCGACGGTCTCAAGGAGGAGTCCCGCTTCCCCTTCGACCCGCCGCGCCACCGCCTCACCGACGCCGACCTGACCGCCAAGGAGGCCGCCTCCCAGGAGCACGCCGCCTGA
- a CDS encoding class II glutamine amidotransferase, with amino-acid sequence MCRLFGMATGGPRIRATFWLMDAPDSLEEQSRRMPDGVGLGWFSSGDEPVVDRAPMAAYMDTEFAKGARDVESSTFVSHIRYASTGAVDVHNCQPFSMHDRLFAHNGVVKGLDVLNSWLTDVDRALVEGQTDSELVFAYLTAEMRRRGDTTTGLVEGIRRIAAELPLYALNVILAERGRVYALRYPDTHRLWVLPPKETGLSSPDKVRHLSGRRERGSVHVGTSESPVHAYVVASEPMDDDPAWRLLDPGELLVMDGLQADSRFPFDAPAHRLSRDDLSPHEAASQHHAS; translated from the coding sequence ATGTGCCGACTTTTCGGGATGGCCACCGGAGGGCCGCGGATCCGGGCGACGTTCTGGTTGATGGACGCCCCCGACAGCCTCGAGGAGCAGAGCCGTCGGATGCCCGACGGCGTCGGCCTGGGCTGGTTCTCCTCGGGCGACGAGCCCGTCGTCGACCGCGCGCCGATGGCCGCCTACATGGACACCGAGTTCGCCAAGGGGGCCCGCGACGTCGAGTCCTCCACGTTCGTGTCGCACATCCGGTACGCCTCGACGGGGGCGGTGGACGTGCACAACTGCCAGCCGTTCTCCATGCACGACCGCCTGTTCGCGCACAACGGCGTGGTCAAGGGCCTCGACGTGCTGAACTCCTGGCTGACCGACGTGGACCGCGCGCTGGTCGAGGGGCAGACCGACTCCGAGCTGGTCTTCGCCTACCTCACCGCCGAGATGCGCCGCCGGGGCGACACGACCACCGGTCTCGTCGAGGGCATCCGTCGCATCGCGGCGGAACTGCCGCTCTACGCGCTGAACGTCATCCTCGCCGAGAGGGGACGGGTGTACGCGCTGCGCTACCCGGACACCCACCGGTTGTGGGTGCTGCCCCCTAAGGAGACCGGTCTCAGCAGCCCGGACAAGGTGCGGCATCTATCGGGACGACGTGAACGCGGGTCCGTCCACGTGGGGACGTCCGAGAGCCCGGTGCACGCGTACGTCGTCGCCAGTGAGCCGATGGACGACGACCCCGCCTGGCGTCTCCTGGACCCTGGGGAGCTGCTGGTCATGGACGGGCTACAGGCGGACTCCCGCTTCCCCTTCGACGCCCCCGCCCACCGGCTCTCCCGGGACGACCTCAGCCCGCACGAGGCCGCCTCGCAGCACCATGCCTCCTGA
- a CDS encoding SPFH domain-containing protein produces the protein MESATVNVTMPEPPISERPARDLNGWPMTLLVLLLVLGGIGLIGGGGVMLGAVGITLIVVGAVAVVGGLVVAGGLTFVAPNEARVLQLVGASYSGTIRRDGLRWVNPLTERRRVSTRIRNHETGPAKVNDLEGNPIEISAVVVWQVEDTARACFAVDDFVEFVAFQTEAAVRHIAGSFPYDSADELSLRDNADEITARLSEEIGVRVASAGVRIIESRLNRLAYAPEIAQAMLRRQQAGAVVAARQRIVEGAVGMVELALSKLEEQHVVELDEERKAAMVSNLLVVLCADRDAQPVVNTGTLYQ, from the coding sequence ATGGAGTCTGCGACCGTGAACGTGACCATGCCGGAGCCGCCGATCTCGGAGCGGCCGGCCCGCGACCTGAACGGCTGGCCGATGACGCTCCTCGTGCTGCTGCTGGTCCTGGGCGGCATCGGGCTGATCGGCGGCGGCGGGGTGATGCTCGGCGCGGTCGGGATCACCCTGATCGTCGTGGGCGCGGTCGCCGTGGTGGGCGGCCTGGTGGTCGCCGGCGGGCTCACGTTCGTGGCGCCGAACGAGGCGCGGGTGCTGCAACTCGTCGGCGCCTCCTACAGCGGCACCATCCGGCGGGACGGGCTGCGCTGGGTGAACCCGCTGACCGAGCGACGCCGGGTCTCCACCCGGATCCGCAACCACGAGACCGGCCCGGCCAAGGTCAACGACCTGGAGGGCAACCCGATCGAGATCTCCGCGGTGGTCGTCTGGCAGGTCGAGGACACCGCGCGGGCCTGCTTCGCGGTCGACGACTTCGTGGAGTTCGTGGCGTTCCAGACCGAGGCCGCGGTGCGGCACATCGCCGGCAGCTTCCCGTACGACTCGGCCGACGAGCTGTCGCTGCGCGACAACGCCGACGAGATCACCGCCAGGCTGTCGGAGGAGATCGGCGTCCGGGTCGCCTCGGCGGGCGTGCGGATCATCGAGTCGCGGCTCAACCGGCTGGCCTACGCCCCCGAGATCGCGCAGGCCATGCTGCGCCGTCAGCAGGCCGGCGCGGTGGTCGCCGCCCGGCAGCGGATCGTGGAGGGTGCGGTCGGCATGGTCGAGCTGGCACTCTCGAAACTGGAGGAGCAGCACGTCGTCGAGCTGGACGAGGAGCGCAAGGCCGCGATGGTCAGCAACCTCCTGGTCGTGCTGTGCGCCGACCGGGACGCCCAGCCGGTGGTGAACACCGGCACCCTCTATCAGTGA
- a CDS encoding GOLPH3/VPS74 family protein has product MVRVPETLPARVLLLAYDMDRGRLTARSRLGHLLRAAALTELYLDGRLVGDRRPAIGTPGPDPYGLLAQIGGSRPRRWGHWVGKDGRTIVDTVLRELESEGWIRVESRRRLGVVPVRTVKVRDPRVVKDLWGRASSALRGRPVAHVNSYDAATVALAAAGGLRTVIGRGERRRHRRRIADLTARSGPAVPALRRALREMGAADAVAG; this is encoded by the coding sequence ATGGTCAGGGTCCCCGAGACGCTGCCGGCCAGGGTCCTCCTGCTGGCCTACGACATGGACCGCGGGCGGCTGACGGCGCGGAGCAGGCTCGGCCACCTGCTGCGCGCCGCCGCGCTCACCGAGCTCTACCTCGACGGCCGGCTGGTGGGCGACCGCCGCCCCGCGATCGGGACCCCCGGCCCCGATCCGTACGGGCTGCTGGCCCAGATCGGCGGCTCCCGTCCGCGGCGCTGGGGGCACTGGGTCGGCAAGGACGGCCGGACGATCGTCGACACCGTGCTGCGGGAGCTGGAGTCCGAGGGCTGGATCCGGGTGGAGTCGCGCCGCAGGCTGGGCGTCGTCCCGGTGCGCACCGTGAAGGTCCGCGATCCGAGGGTGGTCAAGGATCTGTGGGGTCGGGCGTCGTCCGCGCTGCGCGGGCGGCCGGTGGCCCATGTGAACAGCTATGACGCGGCGACGGTGGCGCTGGCGGCGGCGGGCGGGCTGCGGACGGTCATCGGGCGGGGCGAGCGCCGCCGGCACCGTCGCCGCATCGCCGATCTGACCGCCCGCTCGGGCCCCGCGGTCCCGGCCCTCCGCCGGGCCCTGCGCGAGATGGGCGCCGCCGACGCGGTCGCCGGCTGA
- a CDS encoding AurF N-oxygenase family protein yields the protein MGITGGTAVVRCRDGDHTIELTEREPVARRLIEISRKHSFDPDVDVDWEAPQDPDRFYLPPQLVSLYETPLWDTLSHRQRVELSKREVAEIASFGIWSEMLLMNILLKTAYRAPYDSGHGAYALTELADECRHSVMFGRMVRAFGLRTHHPRPAIHHGAKALFAIPYQPLPMFAGTLIVEEFTDAFQRVAMADEDVQPLVRQVSRIHVIEESRHIKYAREELKRQTARVHPVRRRIAAAGVARLASFMPALLIDPSVYAAVGLDPVEARRTAAASPHRRAVWGWAMRRCTRFFDEVGFLDGRSRTIWDRAGLRAAEPSPLP from the coding sequence ATGGGCATCACCGGCGGGACGGCCGTGGTCCGCTGCAGGGACGGCGACCACACCATCGAGCTCACCGAGCGCGAGCCGGTGGCACGGAGACTGATCGAGATCTCCCGCAAACACTCCTTCGACCCGGACGTGGACGTCGACTGGGAGGCGCCCCAGGACCCCGACCGGTTCTACCTGCCGCCCCAGCTCGTGTCCCTGTACGAGACCCCGCTGTGGGACACGCTGTCGCACCGGCAGCGGGTCGAGCTGTCCAAGCGCGAGGTCGCCGAGATCGCCTCGTTCGGCATCTGGTCCGAGATGCTGTTGATGAACATCCTGCTGAAGACGGCCTACCGCGCCCCGTACGACAGCGGGCACGGGGCCTACGCCCTCACCGAGCTGGCCGACGAGTGCCGGCACTCGGTGATGTTCGGTCGGATGGTGCGCGCGTTCGGGCTGCGCACCCACCACCCCCGTCCGGCGATCCACCACGGCGCCAAGGCCCTGTTCGCCATCCCCTATCAGCCGCTGCCGATGTTCGCGGGGACGCTGATCGTGGAGGAGTTCACCGACGCGTTCCAGCGGGTCGCCATGGCCGACGAGGACGTCCAGCCGCTGGTCCGGCAGGTGTCGAGGATCCACGTCATCGAGGAGTCCCGGCACATCAAGTACGCCAGGGAGGAGCTCAAGCGGCAGACGGCCCGCGTCCACCCGGTCCGCCGGAGGATCGCCGCGGCGGGCGTCGCGCGCCTCGCCTCGTTCATGCCCGCCCTGCTCATCGACCCGTCCGTGTACGCCGCCGTCGGGCTCGACCCCGTCGAGGCCCGCCGCACCGCCGCCGCGAGCCCCCACCGCCGCGCCGTCTGGGGCTGGGCGATGCGGCGCTGCACCCGCTTCTTCGACGAGGTCGGCTTCCTGGACGGCCGCAGCCGCACCATCTGGGACCGGGCGGGGCTCCGCGCCGCCGAGCCCTCGCCCCTCCCCTGA
- a CDS encoding TetR/AcrR family transcriptional regulator C-terminal domain-containing protein has product MAEQTQGDTLPAAGTAAARPPLTYARIIDTAIELIEREGPQALSMRRVGNELGVAAMSLYNHVAGKEAVLDGVADEILAGLDVRAGGDDWRDRVRALAHAFRRAAHERPRCMSVVLSRSMDWTRGLPVIEQMLTIGEQAGFERETAVRVMRTFISYVMGTLMREEGTVDRLQNVARDRDRIADLVDPARFPHVVGAARELLHPDFDADFAFGLDLLIDALDRLPRTAS; this is encoded by the coding sequence GTGGCGGAGCAGACCCAGGGCGACACGCTCCCGGCGGCCGGGACGGCCGCCGCACGGCCGCCGCTGACCTACGCGCGGATCATCGACACCGCGATCGAGCTGATCGAACGGGAGGGTCCGCAGGCGCTGTCCATGCGCCGGGTCGGCAACGAGCTGGGCGTGGCGGCGATGTCGCTCTACAACCACGTGGCCGGCAAGGAGGCCGTGCTCGACGGGGTGGCCGACGAGATCCTGGCGGGCCTGGACGTGCGGGCCGGCGGCGACGACTGGCGCGACCGGGTCCGCGCGCTGGCGCACGCCTTCCGGCGGGCCGCGCACGAGCGCCCGCGCTGCATGTCGGTGGTGCTGTCCCGGTCGATGGACTGGACGCGCGGCCTGCCGGTGATCGAGCAGATGCTGACCATCGGCGAGCAGGCCGGGTTCGAGCGGGAGACCGCCGTGCGGGTGATGCGGACGTTCATCTCGTACGTGATGGGCACGCTGATGCGGGAGGAGGGCACGGTCGACAGGCTGCAGAACGTCGCCCGCGACCGCGACCGGATCGCCGACCTGGTGGACCCCGCGAGGTTCCCGCACGTGGTCGGGGCCGCCCGGGAGCTGCTCCATCCCGACTTCGACGCGGACTTCGCCTTCGGCCTGGACCTGCTGATCGACGCCCTCGACCGGCTCCCGCGCACGGCCTCCTGA
- a CDS encoding 3'-5' exonuclease, translating to MEPFGRLLNVVDVEATCWTGRPPQGQIHEIIEIGLCVVDLDSRERVARHRILVRPERSRVSPFCTELTGLTQEEVDGGVPFEEACAILERGHHARSRPWASWGDYDRKQFERQCVEGVDYPFGARHTNAKAAFSLAFGLSRRLGMAGALEHAGLPLEGRHHSGEDDAWNIGALVLEMAARDAWPGP from the coding sequence ATGGAACCGTTCGGACGACTCCTCAACGTCGTGGACGTGGAGGCCACCTGCTGGACGGGCCGACCTCCGCAGGGGCAGATCCACGAGATCATCGAGATCGGGCTCTGCGTGGTGGACCTGGACTCCCGGGAACGGGTGGCGCGCCACCGCATCCTGGTGCGCCCCGAGCGTTCCCGGGTGAGCCCGTTCTGCACGGAGCTGACGGGCCTCACCCAGGAGGAGGTGGACGGCGGCGTCCCGTTCGAGGAGGCCTGCGCGATCCTCGAACGCGGGCACCATGCGCGTTCCCGGCCCTGGGCGAGTTGGGGGGACTACGACCGCAAGCAGTTCGAGCGACAGTGCGTCGAAGGGGTCGACTACCCGTTCGGCGCCCGGCACACCAACGCCAAGGCCGCGTTCTCCCTGGCGTTCGGGCTGTCGCGCAGGCTGGGGATGGCCGGCGCGCTCGAACACGCGGGGCTCCCCCTGGAGGGCCGCCACCACAGCGGCGAGGACGACGCGTGGAACATCGGCGCCCTCGTCCTGGAGATGGCGGCCCGTGACGCCTGGCCCGGCCCCTAG
- a CDS encoding MFS transporter — translation MSTSATTQPVPGAATPDRRARHPALALAIILACQVMVIMDATVVTVALPEIRRSLDFSATGLSWTQNAYTLAFGGLLLLGGRAGDILGRRRTLISGVLLFTLASLVGGFATSAGWLLAARAAQGVGAAIAAPSVLALIVTNFQGGERARALSLFSAVSGGGASLGLVGGGMLTEWASWRWVMFVNVPIGLAIVLLAPRYVREPQRRRGRFDVTGTVTSTAGMVALVYGFIRTAESGWDDRVAWAALAAALALLGAFVAVERRAAQPLTPLWLFAHRDRGASYAIMLLFASGMFGMFYFLTLYLQQVQGMSPLEAGVGFLPLTVPLFVVARLAPRLLARFGARRLIVGGLALLVAGLGWLTLLEADGGYGIGIVGPLLLFGLGAGLAVMPINTTILAEVPPEDSGAASGALQSMQQTGGSLGLAVLVTVFGAATPGGSTATSGDALAEGMSTAFGAAAAFLAIALVIAVTVLRIRPAAPAER, via the coding sequence GTGTCGACGTCCGCGACGACGCAGCCGGTGCCGGGGGCCGCCACCCCCGACCGGCGGGCGCGTCACCCCGCCCTCGCCCTCGCGATCATCCTCGCCTGCCAGGTCATGGTCATCATGGACGCCACGGTGGTCACGGTCGCCCTGCCGGAGATCCGGCGCTCCCTGGACTTCTCGGCCACCGGGCTGTCGTGGACGCAGAACGCGTACACCCTCGCCTTCGGCGGCCTGCTGCTGCTCGGCGGGCGCGCCGGCGACATCCTCGGCAGGCGCCGCACCCTGATCTCGGGTGTCCTGCTGTTCACCCTCGCCTCCCTGGTGGGCGGCTTCGCGACCTCGGCCGGATGGCTGCTCGCGGCCCGCGCCGCGCAGGGTGTCGGTGCCGCGATCGCCGCGCCCAGCGTACTCGCTCTCATCGTGACCAACTTCCAGGGCGGCGAGCGGGCCCGCGCGCTCAGCCTGTTCTCGGCGGTGTCCGGCGGCGGGGCCTCGCTCGGCCTCGTCGGCGGCGGCATGCTCACCGAGTGGGCGTCCTGGCGCTGGGTGATGTTCGTGAACGTGCCGATCGGCCTGGCCATCGTGCTGCTGGCCCCCCGTTACGTGCGGGAGCCCCAACGGCGCCGGGGGCGTTTCGACGTGACCGGGACCGTCACCTCCACGGCCGGGATGGTCGCGCTGGTCTACGGGTTCATCCGCACCGCCGAGTCCGGCTGGGACGACCGGGTGGCCTGGGCTGCGCTGGCCGCCGCCCTCGCGCTGTTGGGGGCCTTCGTCGCCGTGGAGCGCCGGGCCGCCCAGCCGCTCACCCCGCTGTGGCTGTTCGCGCATCGCGACCGGGGCGCCTCCTACGCGATCATGCTGCTGTTCGCGTCCGGGATGTTCGGCATGTTCTACTTCCTCACCCTGTACCTGCAGCAGGTCCAGGGGATGAGCCCGCTGGAGGCCGGTGTCGGGTTCCTTCCGCTGACGGTGCCGCTGTTCGTCGTCGCCAGGCTCGCCCCTCGGCTCCTGGCCCGCTTCGGCGCCCGGCGGCTCATCGTCGGCGGCCTGGCGCTGCTGGTCGCCGGCCTCGGCTGGCTCACCCTGCTCGAGGCGGACGGCGGCTACGGCATCGGGATCGTCGGGCCGCTGCTGCTCTTCGGCCTCGGCGCGGGGCTGGCGGTGATGCCGATCAACACGACCATCCTCGCCGAGGTGCCGCCCGAGGACTCCGGCGCGGCGTCGGGGGCCCTGCAGTCCATGCAGCAGACCGGCGGGTCCCTGGGGCTGGCCGTCCTGGTCACCGTGTTCGGGGCCGCGACCCCGGGCGGCTCCACCGCGACGTCGGGGGACGCCCTGGCCGAGGGGATGAGCACCGCCTTCGGGGCGGCGGCGGCGTTCCTGGCGATCGCCCTGGTGATCGCCGTGACGGTGCTGCGGATCCGCCCCGCCGCGCCTGCGGAGCGCTAG